One genomic region from Thermomicrobium sp. 4228-Ro encodes:
- the cas10 gene encoding type III-B CRISPR-associated protein Cas10/Cmr2, with protein MPDAVLRFTFGPVQAFIAEARRTADLYAGSHILAELARAAARSLQEAGADLVYPADLGFGDPPNVIVARVPWEDAEQLAERAAAALRTRWEQFASEALAELERCARLDDALRAQWRAQTGDVWEIYWAAARIEQDDYATAFHRAQAGVAALKKTRTFTQRAEAGAKDSLGGNRAALAPAGQDPRTFWRAVRRHPQGARLVGEHERLDAVGAVKRFASSAEAYPSVPTIAARPFARLAAERARPALESYRDAFELLVTAFGEPPDRYRRTRHTVEAFPYDGAFLYESTLEWPALVEELGLDPQQAERLRSQVETTLRTARRRLAELYQAVGQRPSRYVAVLVLDGDSMGQWLTSALGEGGVEAHREVSRKLARFAGKAEEAGRQAAPDAVFVYQGGDDVVALVPAEQAVALALALAAAFAGETDGRSASAGIAIGHWLEPLGDLLQSAREAEKRAKRLPGKNAVAVELQPRGGEIVRVVARTEQLTALDLADLVDRFRRDGAGSLSGRLPTDLRQVALAFPQADAAFRAVLARSVKRQGEWPSGTADERERLVERLYGFATSYDRLRASLPGADDSRRFERVPSGPAQLADWLALARFLARGGGE; from the coding sequence ATGCCTGACGCGGTCCTCCGCTTCACCTTCGGCCCCGTGCAAGCGTTCATCGCCGAAGCGCGCCGGACAGCCGACCTCTACGCCGGGAGCCATATCCTGGCCGAGCTGGCTCGGGCCGCTGCCCGCTCGCTCCAGGAGGCCGGTGCTGATCTCGTCTACCCGGCCGACCTCGGCTTCGGCGACCCGCCCAACGTCATCGTCGCCCGCGTACCCTGGGAGGACGCCGAGCAGCTCGCCGAGCGAGCAGCAGCAGCCCTGCGCACTCGCTGGGAACAGTTCGCCAGCGAGGCGCTGGCCGAGCTCGAGCGGTGCGCGCGGCTCGACGATGCCCTGCGTGCCCAGTGGCGGGCGCAGACGGGCGACGTCTGGGAAATCTACTGGGCTGCTGCCCGCATCGAGCAGGACGACTACGCGACCGCCTTCCACCGGGCCCAGGCCGGCGTCGCCGCGCTCAAGAAGACACGGACCTTTACCCAGCGTGCCGAAGCTGGTGCCAAGGACTCGCTCGGCGGCAACCGCGCAGCGCTCGCTCCCGCTGGGCAAGACCCCCGGACGTTCTGGCGCGCAGTGCGCCGCCACCCGCAGGGTGCCCGACTCGTCGGCGAGCACGAGCGGCTGGATGCGGTCGGCGCGGTGAAGCGTTTCGCCTCCTCCGCGGAAGCGTATCCCTCCGTGCCGACCATCGCTGCGCGGCCCTTCGCGCGCCTGGCGGCCGAGCGGGCTCGACCGGCACTCGAGTCCTACCGCGATGCCTTCGAACTCCTGGTGACGGCGTTCGGCGAGCCGCCAGACCGGTACCGCCGCACGCGCCACACCGTCGAGGCGTTCCCCTACGACGGTGCGTTCCTGTACGAGTCGACCCTCGAGTGGCCAGCGCTGGTGGAAGAGCTCGGCCTCGATCCGCAGCAGGCCGAGCGCCTGCGCAGCCAGGTCGAGACGACGCTCCGCACTGCCCGCCGTCGCCTCGCCGAGCTCTACCAGGCGGTCGGCCAGCGCCCGTCCCGCTACGTCGCGGTGCTGGTACTCGACGGCGACTCGATGGGGCAGTGGCTGACCAGTGCGCTCGGCGAGGGCGGCGTCGAGGCGCACCGCGAGGTCAGCCGCAAGCTCGCCCGTTTCGCGGGCAAAGCCGAGGAGGCTGGTCGGCAAGCGGCGCCCGATGCGGTCTTCGTCTACCAGGGAGGGGACGATGTCGTGGCGCTGGTGCCGGCCGAGCAGGCGGTCGCGCTCGCCCTGGCACTCGCTGCGGCGTTCGCCGGGGAGACGGACGGACGCTCCGCCTCGGCCGGGATCGCGATCGGCCACTGGCTGGAACCGCTCGGCGACCTCCTCCAGAGCGCACGCGAGGCGGAAAAGCGTGCCAAGCGGTTGCCCGGCAAGAACGCCGTCGCCGTCGAACTCCAGCCGCGCGGCGGCGAGATCGTGCGCGTCGTCGCCCGCACCGAGCAGCTCACGGCGCTCGACCTGGCTGACCTGGTCGACCGTTTCCGCCGCGACGGCGCGGGGAGCCTCTCCGGTCGCCTGCCGACCGATCTGCGCCAGGTCGCTCTGGCCTTCCCCCAGGCCGATGCGGCCTTCCGTGCCGTGCTCGCTCGTTCGGTGAAACGCCAGGGCGAGTGGCCGAGCGGTACCGCGGACGAGCGCGAGCGGCTGGTCGAGCGGCTGTACGGCTTCGCGACCAGCTACGACCGGCTGCGCGCGAGCCTGCCGGGCGCGGACGACTCGCGACGGTTCGAGCGCGTGCCCTCCGGACCGGCACAGTTGGCCGACTGGCTCGCGCTGGCGCGGTTCCTGGCGAGAGGAGGTGGCGAGTGA